A genomic window from Paenibacillus sp. FSL K6-0276 includes:
- a CDS encoding DUF6063 family protein, with protein sequence MSYTLEQVQQASRLFFELLRKKVIPLDDPAAAECLQDTGTYDALEYVAKEAGCRVMNSGHRLHLLVNPLGSVFASNFTQLKNKYSRIERKTHLHIINIIILVFLAEMDQDETHFKSGQDSMSYIQISDQVSSLFQAWMQMDDEGRFSQQWRLDIQAMSKVWTNLYMQTKSQEESDLLTRGAGSRIGLIHEGMKLLEEEKLVFISESEKRIFPREELYERMRYLYHDVDRYQELKNLIGRTLAEKDGATNAAD encoded by the coding sequence ATGAGTTATACATTAGAACAGGTACAGCAAGCTTCACGGCTATTTTTTGAATTACTCCGTAAAAAGGTAATCCCTCTCGATGATCCCGCGGCTGCTGAATGCCTTCAGGATACAGGAACCTATGATGCGCTTGAATATGTTGCTAAGGAAGCAGGCTGCCGAGTGATGAATTCCGGACACCGCCTCCATCTGCTCGTCAATCCACTCGGGTCAGTGTTCGCCAGCAACTTTACTCAGTTGAAGAATAAATATTCACGAATTGAGCGCAAAACTCATTTACATATCATTAATATCATCATCCTTGTTTTTTTGGCTGAGATGGATCAGGACGAGACTCACTTTAAGTCCGGGCAGGACAGTATGTCCTATATACAGATATCTGATCAGGTGTCTTCACTTTTTCAAGCGTGGATGCAGATGGATGATGAAGGCCGGTTTAGCCAGCAGTGGCGGTTGGATATCCAAGCGATGTCGAAGGTGTGGACTAATCTCTATATGCAAACTAAGAGTCAGGAAGAGAGCGATCTTCTAACAAGAGGTGCAGGCTCACGAATTGGGCTGATTCATGAAGGCATGAAGCTCCTGGAAGAGGAGAAACTCGTGTTCATCTCGGAGTCAGAGAAGCGGATATTCCCGCGGGAAGAGCTTTATGAGAGAATGCGGTATTTATATCATGATGTCGACCGGTATCAGGAATTAAAGAATCTCATCGGACGAACTTTAGCTGAGAAAGACGGTGCTACTAATGCCGCGGATTGA
- a CDS encoding GNAT family N-acetyltransferase, translating into MNIFFHRYIEMLFPYSDLLTTSTDYEAVALVFHSERQTGTLISNVNYMKQIGLAILKCLPICRIIGVRGFIRGLSILQYELLMVIDVWRSEVYAFGYVCSARTLPWARYVSKIMMPLLAECREKNALCTLETQTPNNLPIYEHYQFRTVKVIPLPNSALEQYCMAFTPDSAE; encoded by the coding sequence TTGAATATTTTTTTCCATCGCTATATTGAGATGCTCTTTCCTTATTCGGATTTACTAACGACGTCAACAGATTATGAAGCTGTCGCCTTGGTGTTCCATTCGGAGCGTCAGACGGGGACATTGATTTCGAACGTCAACTATATGAAACAAATTGGCCTTGCGATTCTCAAGTGTTTACCGATTTGCCGAATCATTGGTGTGCGAGGGTTTATTCGAGGATTATCCATTTTGCAGTATGAGCTCCTTATGGTTATCGATGTTTGGAGATCAGAAGTATATGCATTTGGATATGTTTGTAGTGCAAGAACGTTACCGTGGGCAAGGTATGTATCAAAGATTATGATGCCGCTGCTCGCCGAGTGCCGCGAGAAGAATGCACTATGTACATTAGAGACACAGACGCCAAATAATCTACCCATCTATGAGCATTATCAGTTCCGCACGGTCAAGGTGATACCCTTACCAAACAGCGCACTAGAGCAGTATTGTATGGCATTTACTCCAGATTCTGCTGAGTAG
- a CDS encoding isochorismatase family protein has protein sequence MEDLKRSETECIDTKKTALVVIDLQNGIVHSPNKAPHSSTQVVQKGSSLVQAFTEKGAFVVLVKVSSLDGQDMLRPHTDLNRNAASFPEGWDTLVPELDHFKNAHVISKRQWGAFFGTDLDLQLRRRGIDTIVLCGISTSIGVDTTAREAYQLGYNQFFVEDAMTASTKEEHDYVCKTIFPRIGKIRTTEEVVLAIK, from the coding sequence ATGGAAGACTTAAAGAGATCAGAAACTGAATGTATTGATACAAAGAAAACGGCACTGGTTGTAATCGACTTGCAAAATGGAATTGTTCACAGCCCGAATAAAGCTCCGCATTCAAGTACGCAGGTAGTTCAGAAAGGCAGCAGTTTAGTCCAAGCCTTCACTGAAAAAGGTGCATTTGTAGTACTTGTAAAAGTATCCTCGTTAGATGGACAAGATATGTTAAGACCTCATACAGATTTGAACAGGAATGCAGCATCCTTTCCTGAAGGCTGGGATACCTTGGTGCCGGAATTAGATCATTTCAAAAATGCACATGTGATATCTAAACGTCAGTGGGGGGCATTCTTCGGAACGGATCTTGATTTACAGTTACGGCGCCGTGGTATAGATACGATTGTATTGTGTGGTATTTCTACATCAATCGGTGTAGACACGACAGCTAGAGAAGCTTATCAGCTTGGTTACAACCAGTTTTTTGTGGAAGATGCAATGACTGCTTCTACAAAAGAGGAGCATGACTATGTGTGTAAAACCATTTTCCCTAGGATCGGCAAGATTCGGACCACGGAAGAAGTAGTATTGGCTATAAAATAG
- a CDS encoding AraC family transcriptional regulator — MTPREIGASLLEPVHFNYAKVSMNEEKWGINGHVETLHLQDVTELKDYYQVGDIFGKMIQSWNTKLPGYEFVAKTLLQQLIIAIVQNTQKQSQNYSTSLKVEKIINYMHQKINHKVTLGELSDMVQLSPAYLSRAFKEITGYSIIEFFNKMKIDKAKELILEGDIKIKEVAQALGFTDEFYFSRIFKRMAGISPSEFQSKNVHGV; from the coding sequence ATGACCCCAAGAGAAATTGGAGCAAGCTTGTTAGAACCCGTTCATTTCAACTATGCGAAGGTGAGCATGAACGAGGAGAAATGGGGAATTAATGGTCATGTGGAGACACTCCATCTTCAAGATGTAACGGAATTGAAGGATTATTATCAGGTGGGAGATATCTTCGGTAAAATGATTCAGAGCTGGAATACTAAACTGCCAGGATATGAGTTTGTAGCAAAGACTTTATTACAGCAGCTAATCATCGCGATTGTTCAAAATACACAAAAACAAAGTCAAAATTACTCCACTTCCTTAAAGGTGGAAAAAATCATCAACTATATGCATCAAAAGATAAATCATAAAGTGACCTTGGGTGAATTGTCTGACATGGTGCAGCTGTCACCTGCTTATTTGTCGAGAGCGTTCAAAGAGATTACAGGTTATTCTATCATTGAGTTCTTTAATAAAATGAAAATCGATAAAGCCAAAGAGCTGATTCTCGAAGGGGACATAAAAATCAAAGAGGTTGCGCAAGCCCTTGGATTTACGGATGAATTTTATTTCAGCAGAATTTTTAAAAGAATGGCGGGTATCAGTCCCTCGGAATTTCAGAGCAAAAATGTCCATGGAGTTTAG
- a CDS encoding MarR family transcriptional regulator yields MDSKDPLGLVIRDLHLEIANYLTKLLAPVRLAPEQHLLMALLLEKEGLSQNEIANKLGKDKASVARMIASLENKGYIHKVTSTQDRRSVNVFVTEEGRKLEATINEVTIKLNEVIATGLSPADYSTLKTLLTRVQDNVREA; encoded by the coding sequence ATGGATTCCAAAGACCCGCTAGGTTTAGTTATTCGCGATTTACATTTAGAAATAGCCAATTATTTAACAAAATTGCTTGCCCCTGTTCGACTTGCTCCTGAACAACATTTACTTATGGCTTTGTTGCTTGAGAAAGAGGGTTTATCTCAGAACGAGATTGCTAATAAACTTGGGAAGGACAAAGCCAGTGTTGCCCGGATGATCGCTAGCTTAGAAAACAAGGGTTACATTCATAAAGTAACAAGTACGCAAGATCGTCGCTCGGTAAATGTTTTTGTAACAGAAGAAGGCAGGAAATTAGAAGCTACAATAAATGAGGTGACGATTAAATTAAACGAAGTTATCGCGACAGGATTATCTCCTGCGGATTACTCAACGCTAAAGACTTTGTTAACTCGTGTGCAGGATAATGTAAGAGAGGCATAA
- a CDS encoding MDR family MFS transporter translates to MESTATVQVKRPALMAFSLMLGAFVGLFSETALNMAFTNLMDEFSINASTVQWLTTGYLLVLGILVPVSALLMQWFTTRQLFTASLLLSIVGTLMAALSPNFTSLLIARLVQALGTGLLLPLMTNIILIIFPAHKRGTVMGMMGLVIMCAPAIGPTLSGLIVDHLGWEFIFWISLPLLLFTFGFGLTFINNVANISKPKIDILSILLSTFGFGGIVFGFSNIADHSLSEIIVYLPLIVGIISLILFVLRQFKLETPMLNLRVFKYPMFTIGLIMVFLGMMIILSSAILLPLYLKGGLLLSATAAGILLLPGSVINGAMAPVTGRIFDKFGPKLLLPLGFSIATIAGFLFTSNSTETSSLTFILIHCAMFIGLAMVIMPAQTNGLNQLPVKYYPDGAAVMNTLQQIAGALGTTFAVTLMSSGQTRFASTHPTAAQPEILTAGITHAYLFIAAIAGIGLILSLFVKRARVY, encoded by the coding sequence ATGGAATCAACAGCAACTGTTCAAGTTAAACGTCCCGCCCTAATGGCCTTCTCACTTATGCTAGGTGCATTCGTCGGACTATTTAGTGAAACCGCCTTAAATATGGCTTTTACCAACTTAATGGATGAATTTTCAATCAACGCCTCAACGGTTCAATGGCTAACAACAGGATATCTACTTGTATTAGGAATCCTCGTTCCTGTATCCGCCCTATTAATGCAATGGTTTACCACTAGGCAATTATTCACAGCTTCCTTGCTATTATCTATCGTCGGTACATTAATGGCTGCCCTCTCCCCTAATTTCACTTCATTATTAATTGCGCGTTTAGTGCAAGCCTTGGGAACTGGTTTGTTGCTGCCCCTAATGACGAACATTATTCTTATTATTTTCCCTGCACATAAACGTGGAACTGTCATGGGGATGATGGGACTGGTCATTATGTGTGCACCGGCCATCGGGCCAACTTTATCTGGTTTGATCGTGGATCATTTGGGCTGGGAGTTTATCTTTTGGATCAGCTTACCTTTATTATTATTTACATTTGGATTCGGATTAACATTCATCAACAATGTAGCCAACATCTCTAAGCCTAAAATAGATATTTTATCCATCCTGCTTTCTACTTTCGGATTTGGTGGCATCGTATTTGGATTTAGCAACATCGCTGATCATTCTTTAAGTGAAATCATTGTCTATCTGCCTCTTATCGTTGGTATCATCAGCTTAATCCTGTTTGTATTAAGACAGTTTAAGTTGGAAACGCCGATGCTGAATTTACGAGTGTTTAAATATCCCATGTTTACAATAGGATTGATAATGGTCTTTTTAGGAATGATGATCATTTTATCCTCTGCAATTTTATTACCCTTATATTTAAAAGGAGGTTTATTGTTATCAGCGACAGCTGCAGGCATTCTACTCCTTCCAGGCAGTGTGATTAACGGAGCAATGGCTCCAGTTACTGGTAGAATATTTGATAAGTTCGGCCCGAAATTATTGCTGCCGCTTGGATTCTCCATCGCAACAATTGCAGGTTTTCTATTTACAAGCAACTCTACTGAAACCAGTAGCCTGACCTTTATTTTAATACACTGCGCAATGTTTATCGGATTAGCAATGGTCATTATGCCCGCTCAAACCAATGGCTTAAATCAATTACCCGTGAAATACTATCCGGATGGGGCTGCTGTCATGAATACACTTCAGCAAATCGCAGGTGCCCTTGGTACGACGTTCGCTGTTACGCTAATGTCTAGCGGACAAACACGATTCGCTAGTACACATCCAACCGCTGCACAGCCTGAAATTTTAACCGCTGGAATTACACATGCATACTTATTTATCGCAGCAATTGCAGGTATCGGATTGATTTTATCGTTATTTGTTAAGCGTGCTAGAGTTTATTAA
- a CDS encoding YetF domain-containing protein — MTPLDFLSSLILSEFVGNTIYDDEVKIWHLLFALFIWTALAYLFEKATTHFVKFGNMAEGRTVLLIDDGKVNQDLMEKYDIELTQLLFMLRQQNIFSLSEVKYALLETNGSLSVMRKSEDEQSEQSSAFSITIIDKGRLLEDSMRGRPMNKMQIQKWVREQGYKSVEDITYAEYKVDGSLYIITKNRKNIDSGQLMSTVFFDKINKL, encoded by the coding sequence TTGACACCACTCGATTTCCTATCATCATTGATTTTAAGTGAATTTGTTGGTAATACAATATACGATGATGAGGTGAAGATCTGGCATCTGCTGTTTGCTCTATTCATCTGGACTGCCTTGGCTTATTTGTTTGAAAAGGCGACTACCCATTTTGTGAAGTTTGGGAACATGGCGGAAGGTCGGACGGTGTTGCTAATTGACGATGGCAAAGTGAATCAGGATTTGATGGAGAAATACGATATTGAGTTAACCCAACTACTGTTCATGCTGCGGCAACAAAATATTTTTTCTCTAAGTGAAGTAAAGTATGCCCTGCTCGAGACGAACGGCTCTCTGTCGGTTATGCGCAAGTCTGAAGATGAGCAGTCGGAGCAGTCTTCTGCTTTTTCCATTACAATTATTGATAAAGGTAGGCTCCTGGAAGATTCCATGCGTGGCAGACCGATGAATAAGATGCAGATTCAGAAATGGGTCAGGGAGCAAGGTTATAAAAGCGTTGAGGACATTACTTATGCTGAATACAAGGTAGACGGATCACTTTATATCATAACTAAAAACAGAAAAAATATAGACAGCGGACAGCTAATGTCCACTGTCTTTTTTGATAAAATTAATAAACTCTAG
- a CDS encoding ATP-binding protein yields MFETLLLNFLFLLFPILIFLIFFENRAFAYNSKILVLLSAVTMCLCIAKPFKLDIGYIFDLRYVPFIIVALFGGYMSVLPLYIILNIYRFYVGGEGTLHSFLFATAILILIPLYSKRFLKLDSKGRIIAATGIAFLTMGFYLLILSFAQGTLNREFWILTLNAFTTHVGVMSINMILIEKIITNIKNRDRIMQSERLNVVSELAASVSHEIRNPLTVTSGFLQLLNKSKTMTQEEKGFIELSLQELQRAEKIVSDYLSFAKPQSDNMVYSNMKAESEYTKNIIMPFATMHKVEVQFSFNNSLNKSYDRNQIQQCLINLYKNGIEAMKDTEGGTLFINISEKKQNIMISIKDNGVGMTKDEISRLGKPYYSTKAEGTGLGMLMVYSTIDKVKGTIEVDSEKGKGTTFLITIPT; encoded by the coding sequence TTGTTTGAGACTTTGCTTTTGAATTTCTTGTTTTTATTGTTTCCAATCTTAATTTTTCTGATTTTCTTTGAGAATCGAGCTTTTGCTTACAATAGTAAGATTCTAGTTCTACTGTCGGCAGTGACCATGTGTCTCTGTATAGCCAAACCTTTTAAACTCGATATTGGCTATATTTTTGATTTGAGATATGTCCCGTTTATTATTGTGGCTCTTTTTGGTGGATACATGAGCGTTCTACCCCTATATATCATTTTAAATATCTATCGATTCTATGTGGGGGGAGAGGGGACGTTACATTCTTTTCTTTTTGCCACTGCAATCCTGATTTTGATACCGTTATATAGTAAAAGGTTCTTAAAACTAGATTCAAAGGGTCGCATCATCGCGGCAACAGGGATTGCTTTTCTAACAATGGGATTTTACCTATTAATTTTAAGTTTTGCACAGGGGACGTTAAATAGAGAATTCTGGATTCTTACCTTGAATGCCTTTACGACGCATGTCGGAGTGATGAGTATCAATATGATTTTAATAGAAAAGATTATCACCAATATTAAGAATCGCGATCGAATTATGCAATCGGAAAGATTAAATGTCGTCAGCGAGTTAGCAGCTAGCGTATCACATGAAATAAGAAATCCACTTACGGTGACCAGCGGCTTTTTGCAGCTGTTGAATAAATCGAAAACGATGACTCAAGAGGAGAAGGGATTTATAGAGTTATCTTTACAGGAGCTACAGAGAGCTGAAAAAATTGTGAGTGACTATCTTTCATTTGCCAAGCCACAATCCGACAATATGGTTTACTCCAACATGAAGGCAGAATCAGAATATACTAAAAATATCATCATGCCTTTTGCCACCATGCACAAAGTAGAGGTCCAATTTAGTTTTAATAATTCGTTAAATAAAAGTTACGATCGGAACCAGATTCAGCAATGTCTAATTAATTTGTATAAAAACGGTATTGAAGCGATGAAGGACACAGAAGGCGGCACACTATTTATCAATATATCTGAAAAAAAGCAAAATATAATGATCAGTATTAAGGATAACGGAGTTGGCATGACTAAGGATGAAATATCGCGTCTCGGTAAGCCGTATTATTCGACCAAAGCCGAAGGGACAGGACTGGGAATGCTTATGGTCTACAGTACCATTGATAAAGTGAAAGGAACTATTGAAGTCGATAGTGAAAAAGGCAAAGGAACAACATTTCTAATAACTATCCCTACTTAA
- a CDS encoding DUF4184 family protein codes for MPFTFAHPIFALPFKYVKPKYFSATGLILGSMSPDFEYFIMLEPYQSIGHSVTGLFLQAIPLCVIIALIFHFIIKEILVLHLPSNYNIDQRAYNTLSKWSLNSKGWVVFSLSVIIGFLTHVFIDGFTHFNGYFVELYPPLRDLMIYNFPLYKILQHSFSVFGLLMITWIIGSSLYRHHETVTTIPVVSTKQKNMFWTSVVVVAVALTSMKLLFSSSRNIIGILVVSPITGTCLGILLTSIIIRVLQTAKQ; via the coding sequence ATGCCTTTTACTTTTGCTCATCCTATTTTTGCACTTCCGTTTAAATATGTGAAACCAAAATATTTTAGTGCTACAGGCTTAATACTAGGAAGTATGTCGCCTGATTTTGAATATTTTATTATGCTTGAGCCCTATCAAAGTATAGGGCATTCTGTAACAGGACTATTTTTGCAGGCGATTCCGCTGTGTGTGATCATTGCACTGATTTTCCATTTTATAATTAAAGAGATTTTAGTATTGCATCTTCCTTCAAACTATAATATTGATCAACGAGCATACAATACCTTGAGCAAGTGGAGTTTGAATTCTAAGGGCTGGGTAGTGTTTAGCCTATCTGTGATTATTGGTTTCTTAACTCATGTGTTCATCGATGGATTTACACATTTTAATGGTTATTTTGTAGAGCTATATCCTCCACTAAGAGATTTAATGATTTATAATTTCCCTCTTTATAAAATACTGCAGCATTCTTTTTCGGTATTCGGATTACTCATGATAACCTGGATCATAGGTAGTTCTTTGTATCGACACCATGAAACAGTAACGACAATACCAGTGGTATCTACGAAACAAAAAAATATGTTCTGGACATCAGTAGTTGTTGTAGCAGTTGCTTTAACCAGTATGAAGTTACTTTTTAGTTCGAGCAGGAATATAATCGGTATTCTTGTGGTTTCGCCTATAACAGGGACATGCTTAGGAATATTACTAACATCGATCATCATAAGAGTGTTACAAACAGCAAAACAATAA
- a CDS encoding class I SAM-dependent methyltransferase gives MDRVANIRTEEKKYHDMCYDSYNLFEPGSWLHRPVQSVIDLLEEYTDQEYLSVLDLGSGIGRNSIPIAESMKNRNGKVVCVDLLESAIEKLESYSQKFGVEPFIVTRLSDIEHFVIDQEEYDIILAVSSLEHVSSEKVLHRKLNEMICGTKTNGTNCIIIGSNIQEVNLENGQELDPMFEVNLSTEKMMELLVHQYTGWEVQQRLVKQLEYEIERKGQTVKLTTDCITFVAKKL, from the coding sequence ATGGACAGAGTAGCGAATATTAGGACGGAAGAGAAGAAATATCATGATATGTGTTACGATAGTTATAATTTGTTCGAACCAGGTTCCTGGCTACATAGACCCGTACAATCGGTAATCGATCTCTTAGAAGAGTACACCGATCAAGAATACTTAAGTGTACTAGATTTAGGATCTGGGATCGGTAGGAATAGTATACCCATAGCGGAATCCATGAAAAATAGGAATGGCAAGGTTGTTTGCGTAGATTTATTGGAGTCGGCCATAGAAAAATTAGAGAGTTATAGTCAGAAATTTGGGGTCGAACCCTTTATTGTGACAAGATTATCAGACATTGAACATTTCGTTATCGATCAAGAGGAGTATGACATTATTTTAGCAGTGTCTTCCTTGGAACATGTAAGTTCGGAAAAGGTACTTCACAGAAAACTTAATGAAATGATTTGTGGAACAAAAACAAATGGGACCAATTGCATTATTATCGGATCGAACATACAAGAGGTAAACCTTGAAAATGGACAGGAATTAGATCCAATGTTTGAAGTGAATTTATCTACAGAAAAAATGATGGAATTATTAGTTCATCAGTATACTGGATGGGAAGTTCAACAACGACTTGTAAAACAATTAGAATATGAAATTGAAAGAAAAGGACAAACTGTAAAACTGACAACAGATTGTATAACCTTTGTTGCTAAGAAATTATAA
- a CDS encoding SDR family oxidoreductase, protein MNSLKNKIAIVTGASRSTGIGTAICRSLASQGADIFFTHWHLFDEKEGNGGEKEWPEQLCKELKSLGVRAGHMEADFANPEISLKIMDQVEQSLGNASILINNAAYCVPTNYQNLSITSLDQHYVVNNRGTVLLSTEFARRFEKNHSKGTPGRIIFMVSKGPDPDNLAYIMTKGALIGLIEPLSVGLAPLYITVNGFDPGPTDSGWITDEMKTHFLPMFPMGRIGLPEDAAKGINFLASDDSQWITGQVIKSEGGFLGK, encoded by the coding sequence ATGAACTCATTGAAAAATAAAATAGCAATCGTTACTGGGGCAAGCAGATCCACGGGGATCGGAACAGCGATATGCCGTTCGCTTGCAAGTCAGGGTGCAGATATCTTCTTTACACATTGGCATCTTTTTGATGAAAAAGAAGGGAATGGTGGAGAAAAGGAGTGGCCAGAACAACTGTGCAAGGAATTGAAAAGCTTGGGAGTCAGAGCAGGGCATATGGAAGCAGATTTTGCCAATCCTGAAATCTCGTTAAAGATTATGGATCAGGTAGAGCAATCTTTAGGAAATGCTTCGATTTTGATTAATAATGCAGCTTATTGCGTACCTACGAATTATCAGAACCTGAGTATTACATCGTTAGATCAACATTATGTAGTAAACAATCGTGGAACGGTTTTACTCAGCACTGAGTTTGCCAGAAGGTTTGAAAAGAATCATTCAAAGGGGACTCCAGGTAGAATCATCTTTATGGTTTCAAAAGGCCCCGATCCTGATAACTTGGCGTATATAATGACAAAGGGTGCATTAATTGGTTTGATCGAACCACTCTCTGTTGGTTTGGCACCTCTATATATCACAGTCAATGGTTTTGATCCGGGTCCTACGGATTCTGGTTGGATAACGGATGAGATGAAAACTCACTTTTTGCCTATGTTTCCAATGGGAAGAATCGGCTTACCAGAAGATGCAGCTAAAGGCATTAATTTCTTAGCGAGTGATGATTCGCAGTGGATTACGGGACAAGTGATAAAATCTGAAGGTGGATTTCTAGGGAAATAA
- the cysC gene encoding adenylyl-sulfate kinase, whose amino-acid sequence MTIQSSLTIESSRKRYMSMNQMIWLTGLSGSGKSTLAEELKNHIENCYILDGDILRRGINQDLQFSEKDRLEVGRRIGEIGKILLDANLNVIVASISPYRSTRDKVRSLIGESYLEVYVQCPLEVCEVRDPKGLYKQARAGQINRFTGIDSPYEEPEHPDVIVETDKLSIDECVLKIIQSYSAMQNREGTYPLN is encoded by the coding sequence ATAACTATACAAAGTAGTTTAACAATAGAATCTAGCAGGAAGAGGTATATGTCTATGAATCAAATGATATGGCTAACTGGGCTATCGGGTTCAGGTAAATCTACGCTTGCTGAGGAACTGAAAAATCACATTGAGAATTGCTATATTCTGGACGGTGATATATTGAGGAGAGGCATTAATCAGGATCTTCAATTCAGCGAAAAGGATCGATTGGAAGTAGGAAGAAGGATTGGCGAGATTGGCAAGATATTGCTTGATGCGAACTTGAATGTGATCGTCGCCTCGATCTCTCCGTATCGCTCCACTCGAGACAAAGTCCGTTCTCTGATTGGAGAATCGTACTTGGAAGTATATGTTCAATGTCCCTTGGAAGTGTGTGAAGTGAGAGATCCGAAAGGACTCTATAAACAAGCGCGAGCTGGGCAGATCAATCGTTTCACTGGTATTGATTCTCCTTATGAAGAGCCTGAACACCCAGATGTTATCGTAGAGACGGATAAGCTGTCCATAGACGAATGCGTATTGAAAATCATTCAAAGCTATTCAGCTATGCAAAATAGAGAGGGTACCTATCCTCTTAATTAA
- a CDS encoding chorismate mutase — protein MKHMTFIRPTEHYDQQIIEIDEQICALIKQRKERSDNNPGFPPFEYISDWAAKFELYEDFLKAVFGTLFSEDHFKPMVEPTGFRKHIAVLQSIEADEFFYTLTSIRQYSNASVITLSMDWDITSELYANKPNHFELYIGEAYDCRMTNGGSSSGHAAYNYVVSPPLPDDISGIKLEFKEFSVPLKKDGTGTGIVFKLE, from the coding sequence ATGAAACACATGACATTTATACGCCCCACTGAGCATTATGATCAACAAATTATTGAGATCGATGAGCAGATTTGTGCACTAATAAAACAACGTAAGGAACGTTCGGATAATAATCCAGGATTCCCTCCTTTTGAGTATATTTCTGATTGGGCGGCGAAGTTTGAACTCTACGAGGATTTCTTGAAAGCTGTATTTGGGACGTTATTTAGTGAAGATCATTTTAAACCGATGGTTGAGCCTACTGGTTTTAGAAAACATATTGCTGTTCTACAATCTATTGAGGCAGATGAGTTCTTCTATACGCTGACCTCTATACGGCAATACAGTAATGCAAGTGTTATCACGCTTAGTATGGATTGGGATATTACCTCTGAATTATATGCTAATAAACCTAACCATTTTGAGCTGTATATAGGAGAAGCGTATGACTGTCGAATGACGAATGGCGGAAGTTCATCAGGACATGCAGCCTATAACTACGTAGTATCTCCCCCGCTCCCTGACGATATCTCCGGTATTAAATTAGAGTTCAAGGAATTTAGTGTTCCCTTAAAGAAGGATGGGACAGGCACTGGAATTGTGTTTAAGCTAGAATAA
- a CDS encoding class I SAM-dependent methyltransferase, which yields MDYKGSSVYDNADFFYNYLLRRNREDSPNNIIEKPVIYDLMGDVLGKKMLDLGCGDAKFGYELLEQGCNFYEGVEGSSNMVKAAKELLNTSKSKIHYATMESWNYPKEKYDLVISRLAIHYLQDLKPIFDSIRSALIPNGQFIFSVQHPVLTSSMNSATTSERKSDWIVDNYFEVGKRMEPWIGESVVKYHRTFEEYFQSLKHVGFKIEDIRECKPNSQFFNSEGEYKRRMRIPLFSCLNV from the coding sequence TTGGATTACAAAGGGTCATCGGTGTATGACAATGCGGATTTTTTCTATAACTATTTATTGAGAAGAAACAGAGAGGATAGCCCAAATAACATTATTGAAAAGCCGGTTATATATGATCTTATGGGCGATGTACTTGGGAAAAAGATGCTCGATTTAGGATGCGGGGATGCTAAGTTCGGATATGAGTTGCTTGAGCAGGGATGTAACTTTTACGAAGGTGTGGAAGGTTCAAGTAATATGGTCAAAGCGGCAAAAGAACTGTTAAATACATCTAAAAGTAAGATTCACTATGCTACTATGGAGAGTTGGAATTACCCAAAAGAGAAATATGATTTGGTAATCTCTCGGTTGGCTATTCATTATTTACAAGACCTAAAACCAATCTTTGATAGTATCCGTAGTGCGCTTATCCCTAATGGTCAGTTTATTTTTAGTGTACAGCATCCGGTTCTAACATCATCCATGAATAGTGCAACAACTTCAGAAAGAAAGTCGGACTGGATCGTCGATAACTATTTTGAAGTCGGTAAGAGAATGGAGCCTTGGATTGGAGAAAGTGTAGTTAAGTACCATAGAACTTTTGAAGAGTATTTTCAGTCACTGAAACATGTTGGATTTAAGATAGAGGATATTAGAGAATGTAAGCCAAATTCCCAGTTTTTTAATAGTGAAGGAGAGTATAAGAGAAGGATGAGAATCCCACTTTTCTCGTGTTTAAATGTATAA